The sequence below is a genomic window from Fibrobacter sp..
ATGGAACGGTGGCCACTGCCCGTGGGATCCGTATTCATTTTAGATAAAGGTATACGTCCTTCGTATACAAAGCCCAAGAAGAAATGATGGAGCAGCCCCCAGCGGTTACGCCCCGTAACGGGATTTTCGTAATCCACCATCTTGGCAAGCCACTGGAGCTTCGGGGATATGTAAAGAACATCACCCACAGGAAGGCGTTTCATCACCTGGATTCCTCCAATGTAGGCCATATTCATAGACGAATCCTTGTCAACCACAAATTCCACAAATCCAATGCCAGCCAAGGCATCAACGACAAAGGAACCTATTTCAAAACTGTAGCCAAAAATTCCATCCAACCCCGTTGCAGATGAGTTGTGTCCCAAAATACCGTCCATCTGGAGTTGGAACAGAAGATGATGGTACTGGAACCGCCCAGCAAATCCCAGAGCCACAGTTTCGTCAACATCTTCAAAGGGCGAACCCAGCAATGTCTTTCCAAAATTTAGTCCAATACCCATACTGAACTTATCATCTTCGCGATCATAATTTTCAAGCAGGCTTACAGTTTCCTCGTCCATGAGATTTTGGATGGCAGCTTTATAGCGGCTTTCCGGATATTTTTCCAAAAAGTTATCGCGGACTTTCATAATCCAGGAATAATCAACATCAAACTTTTCATTCCGGCCAAGGGGACTTTCGTTATCAAACCATAGCCCCGCCCAGGATTCCGTAATATCATACACCACACCAGTGGTCGTCTTCCCCACGCTTTTTGCAATTGTAGCAAGCCTACTTTCGTTAAATAATTTATCCGAAACAAGTTTCACCAAAACCCAGGAGCTATGGGGAATATCCATCAACATTTCCCGCTTGGAACTTGCAAATAAAAAATTGTACTTGGCTATGGTAAAATCCAGCAGTAGGTTGTACGCCGCATTATCCTCGTCGGTAGCGATTCGCCCCTTTTCTTCGCGGCCCCTAAAATAGGCATACTTCGTGTATACATCAAGCATTTCATGAGCGCCCCTTTGTTCCTGGTAAAGTGTGTAGGTAACTTCCACCAACTTGTCTAGGCGATTCTTATCAGCACAGATTTTTGTTTCTACCTGGGGCCCATATTCAACAACAAAGTCCAAAAGTTCCAAATGCCTTCGGGCAGAATCAGCAACTTCATTCTCGTTAAACAAACCAAGCAAATACCGGTCAAAGGTGCAGGCATCCATTTGCCCTGCCGCAGAAAACGAACAAAGCATCAACAGCACAATAAGAATGTTTTTCAGAGAGCGCATTATAGGCCCGCTTCTACATCATGGTCCCAGATCATAAATTCAAGGGAAATCCCTGCATAGAACTGGTTAACAACACCCCAACGCCTACGGCTACTTAAGGGCGAGTCAAATTTCATCGCCTTTACGGACCACTGAACCTTGGGCACCAGGGCCGCATTGGTGTGCAGATGAATCCGCTTTAGAGCCTGCACACCCAAGAGTCCAATCTTTGAAGACGTAGTATCCGCCCCCATAAAGAACTGGTCAAAGCCAAATCCCGCAAGAGGATCCACTTCAAAAGTTCCAAAGTCAAAGGCGTAACCCAGAATTCCTTCCAAGCCCATGGCAGAAAGGCTATGGTCAATGTACATGTCGCCCTGCAACTGCAACACAGCGCGACCAAAACGGAAACGGGCATGGGGAACAGAAACAGAAACTTTTTCCCCTACAGGATCAAAGGCGGACGACAACAGGGATTTGCCGACCATGGCACCCACGCTAAAGACAAAGACAATTTCGTCATCCCTACGACTTTCTATTTCATGCTCTTCCTGATTTTCTGCAAGGGCAGCCATTAAACTGTCATCAATCATCAAATCAAGAATAGGCGCATAAGTGCTGTATTCGCTTCGATAATAGACTGTTTCATAACCCCGTAAAAAATTTTGCAGCCATTGGTATTGACTGGAACTGTACTTAGGATGAACATTCCAATAAAACGGAACAACTTTCTCCAATTCAGACCGCATAATCTCAAGGGAAACTCCATTTTCAGCAGCCAACCTGGTAACGAGAAATTCATCCAGAACAGCATCCCACTTTGATTCAAATCCATACCGTTTATAGTTTCTCTTAACTCCTGCCAGGAACATGGTATTTTTCACATGGGCAAAGTGACGGTCATACTTTGCAATCATAAGGTCCAATGCAAAATTGTAGAAGGCATTGTCCTCGTACGTGTAACCGCTCTCCTCGCCACCCGCAAAATAGACATACTTCGTATAGGCCACGTCGTATTCCGGCAAATCCTTGTCGGTCTTGCTTCTATTAAAAAGTTTGGAAACCTTTTGGGACAAAAATTCATACCGGACACTGTCTGCACAAACAGAATGTCTTACCAAAGAGCCTTCCTTCAAGAATAAATCCAGAACCGTCCTGTAATTGGATGGGGCATTTTCATTGGCAATAAAGGCGTCGATGACCTTGTCATCAAAATCGCAGGCATCATATTCCCCGGTCTGGGAATAGCACAAGCTTACCGCACAAAGCAAAAGCGCGATAAATCCATGAATCCAACCTAGCCCTAATTTCAACAAAATCCCTTCCCCAAAAGCGAACTATACAGGTCTCGATGACAAGAGAGCCGCTACCCCTCTTTTTTCTCAGCCTTGCGTCCCTTCGCAATGGCTTCTTTTGCCAGCTGGTCCACCAGTTCGTTCCACTTGACGCCGGTGTGGGCGGCAACCTTTTCGAACTGGACGCGGTGCAGGTAAGGTTGGGCGGCGGTTACATAACGCTTGGCAATGTTGCTCTTTGCAGCCCATTCGCCTTTGGCCCAACGGGCGATTCCTTCGTAGTCGTGGCAAATAACACCATTTTTGTCGTGGGCGTCCAGCCAGCGCATGGCCTGGTAGCTAGCCATCACTTCGCCGTCGATGTTGCGGCTCTCGGCCTCAAAGGCGGTAAGGCCGTTTCCGCGGGCAAGTTCCTTGTCATCTTCTGTCACAACAAAAGCCCAACCGGAATAGGGATAGCCAGGCGAAAAAGAACCGTCCACAAACACGCGGATTCCACCGGGCGT
It includes:
- a CDS encoding ribonuclease H family protein, translating into MAKPKFYAIKTPTESKIVTTWDECEKLTHGVKGVLFKSFGTKADAEAWISGMAAPTPGGIRVFVDGSFSPGYPYSGWAFVVTEDDKELARGNGLTAFEAESRNIDGEVMASYQAMRWLDAHDKNGVICHDYEGIARWAKGEWAAKSNIAKRYVTAAQPYLHRVQFEKVAAHTGVKWNELVDQLAKEAIAKGRKAEKKEG